One window of the Eschrichtius robustus isolate mEscRob2 chromosome X, mEscRob2.pri, whole genome shotgun sequence genome contains the following:
- the S100G gene encoding protein S100-G, producing MSTNKFPEELKSIFEKYAAKEGDPNQLSKEELKLLIQTEFPSLLKGPSTLDDLFQELDRNGDGEVSFEEFQVLVKKISQ from the exons ATGAGTACAAACAAGTttcctgaagaactgaagagcattTTTGAAAAATACGCAGCCAAAGAAGGTGATCCAAACCAGCTGTCGAAGGAGGAGCTGAAGTTATTGATTCAGACTGAATTCCCCAGTTTACTGAAA GGTCCAAGCACCCTAGATGACCTCTTTCAAGAACTGGACAGGAATGGAGATGGAGAAGTTAGTTTCGAAGAATTCCAGGTGTTAGTAAAAAAGATATCCCagtga